AGGTTGCACTTGTTTTGTATATTTTTTATTGCAACATTTCGCCGGTTGCCCTGTCTAACCCAAGCAAGAGGAAAAAGGGCATGAATGAAGATCAGTTGGTAATTCAAAGTATTTTAAGCGGCGACATTCAGGCCTATAAAACCATTGTCGACCGTCACCAACGCCTTGTGGCACACATGGTTTTCAAAATGGTGTCCAATCCGTCCGATCAGCAGGAAATTTGCCAGGATGTATTCATTAAAGTCTATGAGAATCTGAAGTCTTTTAAATATGAATCGAAGTTATCTACATGGATCGCCAAAATCGCCTATAATACGTGCCTGAATTATCTCCAGAAAAAGAAAGTCGATTTGTATGAAGACATGGCGACGGCTTACGAAGATGAATCATCCGAAGGCAGAGAATTGAATTTTACCGAAAATATCTGGGGCGGTTCTATAGGGCCGGATGAAAAGCTAATGCACGGCGAACTAAGCGGATTTCTCAAACAGGAAATTCAAACTCTTCCGGCGCAGTATAAAACGATCCTGTCTCTGTATCACATGGACGAAATGAGTTATGAAGAAATTGGAAGTATTTTGAATCTGCCGGAAGGCACCGTAAAAAGTTATCTTTTTCGCGCGCGTAAGATGCTCAAAGAAAAATTGCTCGCGAAATACAAGACTGAGGAATTGTTATCATGAACCATTTAACCGATCACGACATTCAATCCTATCTCGATCATCTTAAAAACCCGGAGATAGAGGAACATCTCGCTACGTGCACCGCGTGCCGCGGTCAGGTTGAATTATACAAACAGATTTTTGCAGGCCTGAAGGAAGAAGAAAATATCGTTCTGCCTTCCAATTTCTCCAATCTCGTAATCGGACAAATTGAAGGCCTGCACGAAAAACGTTCCCGGTGGAAAGAATGGTTGCTTACCGGACTGACGGCGTTTTGCGGCATCGCGATAACCGTCTATTACTCCACGGCTTCCATTTCGGCC
The DNA window shown above is from bacterium and carries:
- a CDS encoding sigma-70 family RNA polymerase sigma factor — translated: MNEDQLVIQSILSGDIQAYKTIVDRHQRLVAHMVFKMVSNPSDQQEICQDVFIKVYENLKSFKYESKLSTWIAKIAYNTCLNYLQKKKVDLYEDMATAYEDESSEGRELNFTENIWGGSIGPDEKLMHGELSGFLKQEIQTLPAQYKTILSLYHMDEMSYEEIGSILNLPEGTVKSYLFRARKMLKEKLLAKYKTEELLS